Proteins from a single region of Coregonus clupeaformis isolate EN_2021a chromosome 35, ASM2061545v1, whole genome shotgun sequence:
- the LOC121551647 gene encoding acylpyruvase FAHD1, mitochondrial, with amino-acid sequence MTSRNVSRFWEWGKKIICVGRNYADHAKELKNAVPTEPVLFLKTPSAYLTEGSPILIPKYSNNLHHEIELGVVIGKGGTAIPQSSAMEHVAGYALCLDMTARDVQDDCKSKGLPWTLAKAFNTSCPVSEFIPKERIPDPGNVKIWLKVNDQMRQNGCTSQMIFSIPFLISYISEIITLEEGDLILTGTPKGVSAVQVHDELHAGIDDVVSMTFKVGRL; translated from the coding sequence ATGACTTCACGAAATGTATCTCGGTTTTGGGAGTGGGGAAAGAAAATAATCTGTGTCGGGAGGAACTACGCCGACCATGCAAAGGAGCTGAAGAACGCCGTCCCAACAGAGCCCGTGTTGTTCCTGAAGACGCCATCTGCATATCTGACAGAGGGCTCACCAATCCTCATTCCCAAATACTCCAACAATTTACACCATGAAATCGAGTTGGGGGTGGTCATCGGGAAAGGGGGCACCGCTATTCCCCAATCTTCCGCGATGGAACACGTCGCAGGCTACGCCCTGTGCTTGGACATGACAGCTCGGGACGTCCAGGATGACTGCAAGTCTAAAGGTCTTCCGTGGACTCTGGCCAAAGCGTTCAACACCTCTTGTCCAGTCAGTGAATTCATCCCCAAAGAGCGGATTCCCGACCCGGGGAACGTGAAGATCTGGCTCAAAGTGAACGACCAGATGCGCCAGAATGGCTGCACCTCTCAGATGATATTCTCCATTCCCTTTCTCATCAGCTACATCAGTGAGATCATCACCCTAGAAGAGGGGGATCTGATTCTCACTGGGACCCCCAAGGGTGTATCGGCTGTGCAGGTGCACGATGAACTACATGCTGGCATAGATGATGTTGTCAGCATGACTTTTAAAGTTGGCAGACTTTGA